The window CTCACAGACACTGGGCACGGGTTGGATCTCACCCTCACTCTTCCCTGAGGACGGGCACCTAGGTACAGGGCACAGCGTGTTGACAGCTCCCACCTCCAGCTCTGCGCTGTGCCGGGGTGGGTTACCTTTGCCTGTGAGCACTCCTCAGTTCTGAGGGCCAGAGAGCAGGTGGGAAGAGGGTGTCTAAACTCCTGGGCTCATTAATTTGCCGTGTGGCCTCGAGCAGGGACCCATCACTCTCTGGACCTCCCTGGTGTGGGCTGGATAGTGTCAGATCCCTGAGCTGCGGGGGGCTAGGTGATGGTGTTAGGCTTTGGCCAGGGGGGAGTTGGGGCAGCCCCTAGCCCAGGCCCTCAGCTTCCACCCTGCCTTCCAGCCCTGACTTCCTGGGTACCCCGGACCTGACTCTGTCCACAGAGCCACTACCCCCACTCCTGGCACCCGCCGTGTGGGCCCGCCTGGAGAGCGACTACATCAGCTTCCTAGAGGTGAGGTGGAGGCAGGGCCGGGCCGGAGGGGCACGATCAAGGCTGACTGTGCTTGCCTCACCGTGGGGAGGTGTGGTGCCCAGAATCACCCTGGGCATCGGGCCTGGTTCTGGCCAGAGCCCCTTCTCACCCTGTGGCCTCCAGCATGGACCTATGCCCCAGCAGGGTGGTTCTTTCCTCCGAGGGTACAAGACAGAGCCAGGAGATAGGGGAACTCAGACCTCCTTCTTGGGAGGGTCTCACTgtacccctctccccaccttgcACAGACCAAGATCACGAGCTGCTTCGATAGCATCCTGCAGCTAGAGCAGAGTCGGTGGGCGGGCGCCGAGGCCCCTGACGTGCTACAGGGCCTCTACCACACGCCGCTGTCCATCGATGTCCACATGGTGAGCCTTGGGAGGAGGGATATATGTCTGGGCCTCCGGCAGTGTCTGGTCCCCCTCGAGGTAGGGACACCCAGAACTATACAGTCCAGTCCCAACCTCCTTTCCCCATTAGATGAGAACCTGAGACCCACCTGGGGCGGAATCAGGCACTGTGGGTCACGTGGCCAGCCTGGGAGCACCAGGGCACAGCTTAGTAGGTGGCCTGTGGAtgtggggagctggggggagcTGCTGGAAGCTGGAGCCGAGATGATGAGACAGCACAGGGCAGGCTGAAGATGTTGCTGGGCCACAGGTGCGGGACGGGGGGCATCGGGATCTGGCCTCTGATGTGGGTTCAGCAGGTGGGATGTCTTGCAGCTCGTGGCAGAGCACGTGAAGGCGGCCGGTGCCATCTCTGCGGAACTGGAGGCCACCACCCTGCGCATCTGCACACGAGCCCTTGGCCTCTTTCTGCCCAGGTGCAGGCACATCCTCTGCCCAGGGTAGGGTGGGTGGAGAGGCCAGGGCACGGACGGCCATCGTCCCTGGGGGAGGACCCAACCTGTTTGCTCAGACTCTGAGATTCTGGGACAGGTGAGAGGGAGGAGCCTCATTATAagggggggggcggagagggggaggtgggggtctGGGGTCTCGGTGGGGACCTGAGGGGAGGGCGGACCCCAAGTCATAGCGCCGCCAGTGAGGGTCCCTAAGGCCTCTGCATACTTTGCCCCCAGGTTTGAAAAGGCTTTTCTAGAGTCGAAGGCGGTGAGCGAACCTCATCTGGGCGCCAATATCAATGCCTGCGAGGAGCTCAGGTGGGCCTCTTGCTCCtccgcgggggtggggggggcagccgCCAGCAGGGGGCGCGCGAGCTCTGGGAACCCGCTGCCAGCTGGGGACAGTGGCTTTGGGTGACTTCCCGGAAGGCCTCCTTGGATGCTCCCCTCCGCTCCCGCCCCGTAgggtgccccctcctcccttcagAGCTGAGGCCCTGGAAGGGATGCAGGGAGTTTCCACGCTGAGCAGAGGCTGAGAAGCTCCAGCCATTCGTCCTGGCCGGTTGCCGGCCCAGTGTGTCCCCTGCCACCTCgggctcctttctttcctcccttcatcCAAGTCAGCCATCTTCCTTTGTAGCGACACTCCCTTCTCGGGGAGCCCTCCCTGACAgtctgtcccccctccccactaCCCTGGGAGTGGCACCTGGGTCCCTCTGCCCCCAGAAGGCAGAGGGCCTCCCTTTCTGCTGGCAGTGGCTGCGCCCCTTCTGTGCCTTCAACACAGGACAAGTTCAATGTCCCCACGTCGTGTATGCTGTGCACCAGCTGCCAcagtcccccgcccccacccccctgggTTCCCGTCCCCGCTCTGCCACCCGCTGTCTGTGAACCTTGAGTGTCGAATGGGGACTGGAGCACCTGCTCCCTAGGGCTGTGGTGGGGGGACTCAGCACCTTAGAGGGGTCGTTCCGTGAAGGCTTGTGatgtgctgggctctgggctaGTACTTTACCTGCATGATGCCTGTCATCCCAAGTGCAGTGTCCCCGGGTTCTGAACAGAAAgtggaggggggatccctgggtggcgcagtggtttggcgcctgcctttggcccaggacgcgatcctggagacccgggatcgaatcccacgtcgggctcccggtgcatggagcctgcttctccctctgcctgtgtctctgcctctctctctctgtgtgtgactatcataaataaataaagaaaaaaatattaaaaaaaaaaagaaagtggaggcTCAGAAAGGAAATGCCATGTGCCCACCATCATGCGCCGTCCAGTATGTGCTGGACCTGGGACTTGAACCGGGCTTGTCTGAATCCAAGGCATGACCGTGATGAGGGCCACTTCTCTAACACCCTCTCATCCCTAATCTGAGCCAGGGTGGCCCGTTCCATTCAGCCCAGGGAACAGTCCCTGCCACTTGGTAGGCAGCCACTGGCCCAGCCCCTGATGCAACTTTAGCCTGCCTCTTTGTGTCCCTGTTCTGGGGCCTGGGCTTAGCTtggccctcagtttcctcaaaagTGAAATGGGGACATTGCCAGCTTCAGAGAGGCAGTTATGAGGCTCAAAGGAGGGCCTCTGTGCCAGTCATGGCCAGGCTGCCCTGTCTCATCAACAAGATGGACAGAAGTTTGGTCAAGAGCTGCCACAGGGGAGCCCTGCTATGCAGTGGGGCCCCCGCCACCACCCAACTCACCTACCCTCTGTGATCAGCTCCTGGGGCTTTGGTGCTGGCTTCTCACCTGACTCTGCCTTCAGGATAGCTTGGAGCTGCCCTTCACATTATAGTCTAAGTGAATGCAGTTGGTGTGGTACTAGCCTCCGTAGCCTACCTAGCATATACCTCCGTAGGTATATGCTATAACTTTTCCACGGCTTACTTCTGCCCACCTCCTCACCTGTCCTGGCCCCTCCCCAGGACCAGTCTTCTGGCAAGGTTCCCAGGAACCTTTGAAGAGCTGGAGAAACCTCTGGTGGCTGCCACCTGTACCTTCCAGAAGCGGCTGCTGCAGGGCTTGCAGGATGATGTGCAAGTGAGTGGGACTCCTCACCCCACTTTCCACACCCAGCAGGTGCCTTCCTGTGCCCTGGAGCCTGGGGGGCCAAGTCATAGCATTCACGCACCCCAGGGGCAGTTTCAGGGGTGGTACGTTGGAGGGTGGGCAAGGGACCCAGGTAAATTCACAGTGGGGCAGTGAGGTCAGGAGACACCTATTtgcttcagtctctgcctctcagagAAAGTGAGTTCAGGGAACCAGACCCCTTGCCCAGCCCCCCAAGGCCTCCCTAGGCAACCCCAAGCAAGGGCTGCATAGAGCCTCAGACTTTAATCTTGCTCACTGGAGCTCGGGGCCTGGAGGAGGCATTCCTGCCAAAGGCCTAGTGACACTGGTGGCTGAGAGAGAAGTCACCAGGGAGACATTAGAAGGGAGTCAGACAGGCCCTCCAAAATTTCTTCCTGGTGACACGTTGTCCCTTGGCCTGAAACCCCCTGTTAGGAGCCACATGCTGGGCTCCGAGCAGAGGGTCTGAGGAGGAGGATATGCCTGGAAGACTCCTgtccccctctgctcccagccGCTTTTCAGGGTCCTGTGTACCAAGGCCTGGCTGACACATGACGTGCTGCAGCCCCTCATGAACAAGGTGGTGACTTTCGCCCACCATCTGGAGCACGTGGCCCCACTGCGTGCACAGGTATCTGAGGGGAGAGGGTGCTTGTGGGGTTGTGTTGTGCCCTGGGTGCGGGCTGTTAGCTCTGACTCTGACCCCCAATTCCCGGGCCTCCCAGGAGACTCTGCAGGAGGTGCATCGGTACGTGGTTCGTGAATACCTGGCACAGGTGCTGAGGCCGCGTGAGCGGTTCCGGGGTGAGGAGCGCATGACTAGCTCCCAGAAGATGGGCTTGGACGCCCAGGCCATTGGCGACACCTTCCAGGGCTTGGTAGGAGCATAGCCTGACTGCCCCGAGTCTGGCCTCCTGTAGGGCCTCTGGCCTGTGGACCCTCCACTGGCTCCCCCCATTCTCATTTTAGTGTCCTCTGCAAGAGCCACGGCCAGTGGGCTTTGGCGGAAGTGGCTCTCTGTACTCTCCAGGACACTCCGGGCACAACTGAGGCGGGGCCAGGGGGGGTCATCTCCATATATTTGCATACGGTTGGTGGGGTGAGTAGGGAAGGGGCAGCCTGTGGGAGGCTCTTCCAGCACCCCTGACCCAGCCTTTGGAGCTGAGGCATTTTCTCCATACACACCCACCCCTTATCTGCACTGAAGGTCCCCCCCACACTGTAGGATTCCGAGCAGGACTTCCAGGCCagggcctcagtttacccatctgaGCAAAGACAGAAGACATCTCCGCATTGTATGGTGGGAAGAGGAGCTGAGGACCCTCCGGCCAGGCGTGCAGGAGGCAGTCACAGCGGGGACGCGGTGGATGGGTTGCAGGCATGGGTGGCAAGGAGGCTCCCAGGGGAGGTGGCCCGTCTGGCATTTGTCTCCTTGTCTCTGCAGGGCTCTGAGGCCACGTGGCTGGACCAGGCGATCCCGTGCGTGGCTGACATACTGGGCGAGACTTACAAAGATGACATCCAGCGGCACCTGGAGACGCTCATCGGGAGCTACCCTGACATCAGGTCAGTTACCCACCTGCTCCCTCCCTGGGCTCCAACGGGGTGCCACCAGGGGGGCAGTGTCGGGTCCCTGCAGAAGGGTCCCTGTGGCTCTGGGTGGATGGGTGAGGGACCACAAGGGGGTCAGAGTGTTCTGGTGGGGAGCGGGGCCCCCGTGCAGGCGGGGtgggcgccggggggcgggggggggggggttagtgTGCGCAGATGCAGGTGCCTAGATCGCGGCCCTGACCTTCAGGCCCcgggtgggggcagggcggggagccCGACTGCCCCTCCTTCAGAAACTATTCTCGGCCATTCTCGAGGCCATTCTCCATCAGTGCCGTGGGGTCAGGACGTCCCAGGAGCCCGACAGGGTTGGGTTGGGGTCAGGGCCCCTCCTTGGGCATCAGGCGGTGATGACAAGGACCCATCCGCCAGTCTGAAGGGGAGGCATGGCCCCCTCTGTGAGAAAACCCTATTGGGAGTCCGGAGACTCCTGAGACTGGGCCAAGAGGAAAGAGGCTTTTATCCTGgggtgtgtgttttgggggggcAGAGATGAGTCATCGAGCCCATGGAAATTCCAGCCTGAATCTCTCCATAGCTTTGGAGATGCCAGGATGGGGAGGCCACACAAAGCCGGGGGGCAGAGCCCTTTCCCCAGCCCATACTGGCTCCGCCTTTGGCTGGGAGTGTCTACCCCCCTCACAGTGCCGCGGGGTTTCCCCTAGTCCCTGGGGTTCCcctgccctgggtggggggggccCCATCCTGGAGGCGGCGCTTCTAGTACTGGGGTTGGGATGAGGGCGACTCCCAATGCTGCTGTGCcacagcctcccccacctccgtgttccctctccccctgctgcctGTGGCTCCCGGCACAGTGCTCACAGGAAGAGGCCTGGGACATCCCCTGGCCTGGACCCGCTCCCCCTGAGGCCATATCGCTCCCCTCTACTCCTCCACTGCTTCTCGAACCTCTGCTTAGACTGTTTTCACTGATGGgcttgctcctcccctccccaccggCTCAGCACCTTGGAGCCCCAGACGCCCTGCCCCGGGGCACTGCTCCTCCGCCTCGGTCATTCTTGGCCTTTCTTAGGCCAGGCTCCAGGGATGCTGGGTGCACCTGTACCTGAGCCCAGGGGTCCCCTCACTCGAGGTTGGGACTGCCACAGAAGATGTTGGGCCTACCGATGGGGGCGTGTCTTTGCAGGCGGGACCACGTCCTGGCCATTCTGGCGCTGCGCAGACTGGGCCGCCGTCGGAACCAGCGCCTCCTGCAGCATGCCCAGAGCCTGCTGAGGGCTGCGGGCAAggccgggggctccgggggctccgGGGCTGCTGGGGGCCACGTGCTCTTCGAAGAGATCGAGGTGCCTGCCTCCGTGGACCTGCTGATCACCTGCATCTAGTGCTCCCGGGTCTGGAGGGGGCGGGCCTCAGGTGGAGGGCTGCATATGCTAGCGGGTCGGGTGGGCGCCTTCACCCAGACACTGAGCCCCAAGCTGGACGCCCGGGGAGGCACCCTCAAGGAATCCCCATCCTCAGCCATCCACGGCTTGCCAGAAGGAAGGGCCAGAAGATTGGCATTTCAGGCATTTGCGGGGGAGTGTTTGGGGTAGCAGAGGTTCCTTTCAATATTGCCCATCAGGGAAGGGCTCCCTGCCTAGCTGTCCGGCACCACCCCCAGGCTGAAAGTGTAAAacagagtatttatttttaaaataaaggtgaaTTAAAATAGTGCCTCCCTAAAGAGAGTCAGGGCCAAGTTGGCTGGGAGCAGGCGTGGGTTCCCACATACAGAGGGGTCaggatggaaagttctgtggTGACTCCATTTGGTGAATGGCCCTTTCCTGCCCATTGTACAAATGGGGAGACTGAAGCTGGTCCAGAGCTGGGAAGGCCTGTGCCTGTGGCTGTAGAGAAAACAGTCTTtaaccctgggatcctgggttcACTGGCCTCATGTGCCAAGTGAACCTCACCCAGCAGGGGTGGCCACTGCTCTGTCCTGTTCTAAAcaggcctgggctcctgggagacAAGAAGGCCAAGGCTtgtcctgcagcctggggtatttGGGTTAGACGTCAGAGGGACTTCCCAGGAGTGAAAGTTGTAGGACTGCTGCAGGACAAGTGTCACCCGTGGAGTATGTGTGTGGGAAGTGCTGATCCTGTAAGTCTCAGCTCTGCAGGTGGGGCTGCAAGGAGATTGCTCCAGTGTGCACCTGttacccctccccgccccccttctcTCCCAGAAGGCTGGCACTGAAATTTGACTCAAGCCTCCTGGCAAGGCTGTGGGGAAGCTCGTTGGCATGGGCAGCCTCCAGCTTGCCGAGTGCGGAGATGGTGGGGAAGACACTGAGGCAGCCGTGGGTGCCTTCCCACCACCGCTCTGCAGTAGAACACCAGCGCCTCTCTGAGCCTGACCTTGACCACGGCCGCGGGGCTAGATCAGGGGCAAGGTTCTAGGAACCAAATGAAGTTGAACCTCCCGAGGACAAGGCAAGGGTTCTGAAAGGTTGCGGGGCCAGGCAGGAGGGAGACAGGACTCTCCTGCCTTCCCCTGGGCCTGCCTCCTCCACCGGGGATGGCCAGGGGACCTGGGCAGGGCTGCCACAGTCCCCACACCAAGCCTGGAGAACAGAGCCACACCTGGGTGTTGTTGGGGTCCTGAAGAGAGTGTAGCAGGCACCGGGGGCAGCCCCCTTCATGAATACACAGGGCTGGGGGTCAGAGGTGGGGCAGGCAGGAGGCTGAGGAGTGTCTAGTCTCCCTAGACAGGGAACccagtcgggggtggggggtggggcagacatGAGGATGAGGAGAGGCTGCGGTTTGGTTCACAAGCTCCAGGCTAGGGGGTAGGGGGCAGAGCGTGTTCTAGTGTTGCCGCTGACAAGCAGTCGTGGTGTCTCTCCgctgtggggaaactgaggcccgagAGGGTAGAGGTTTGTTCACAGTAGGCCCCAGCACAGGTAGCCTGAGGCTCTCACAGCCAGGGGAAGGGCGGTGTCAGAGGAGCACCTCTTTCCCCAAGAAGAGGCAGCCTgcctgggtggtggtgggggggtgtaGGAGGGCTGGATCTGACCCTGGCCAGGTTCTCCCTAGGGAGCCCGCACCCTGTGTTTGAGTCCCAGTGCCCTCGTGGGAGTGTCCTCCTGCAGCCCCTGGCCTGCCCGAGCCCCTGGGCTGGAGGCTGAGGGTCCCGGGGCTGAGTTTCCAAGACAGGCTACAGAGGTGCGGAGGAGTTCCATCccagctctgtgcctcagtttccctagctGTGAAATGGGGGTGCTGTCCGTGCCTCCCAGGCTGAAGTAAAGCCAGCCTGAAAGCCGATCCCTGGCCCTCCCGTAAGCCCGCgtccccagggccaggccctggTCTGCACCGCACGCAGCTGCTAAAAGGGCCCCGGTGCAGGAGCCTGAGGTCAGTGGGGTCCGTGAGGGGGGAAGGCGCCCAGGAGGAGGCTAGGAAGAGGCGCTGAAACAGAGTAGCCGCCCTCTGACAGGGGCTTCCTGTGGTAGTGGAAAGGGTTCAGGCTGAGACCCAGGCCATCTTCCTGAGCATGTCTGGGCCTGGAGACAGGAAGTCAGGTTTTCCTGGCAGGAACCTTCATGCCCAGGCGGCTATGTGTGCCTCGCGTGTGTTCCTGTGGGCCTAGCAGTGTCTGGAGACGGGGGCTGGCTTCCCGAGGGCACGTTGggatgagcagggagctagacagCAGCTCCTCGGAGGGTGTAGTCGGGAAGGCGGGGGCCCAGAGGTGGGCCAGGCCTAGGGAGCCGGACTCTGGACCATCCCAGCCCCGACCCACCCGTTCCCCCTGCCCACCAGGTCCTGGGAGGCCTTGCAGAGTCTAGAGCACTTCCTTGGCCATCCTGTTGTCCAGGCCaagcatgggggaggggctgggcctcGGAGGGCAGCTTCCGGACTTGTGGGCCAGCTTGTCTGGCTGATAAGgaagcatgtgtgcatgtgtgttcctGGAATGTGCCTGGGGATGGAGGGCCCTTGCCCAGTGTCTGCATTCCCCTAGTGGAGCAGGACATCCTATTTGCCCCTAGGCCCTGGGCCCTACCAGCTGATCCTGGTGCCATCCTGCCGGCCACCCTCGTCCTCCCACATGGCTCCCTGCTCTTTCGTCTCAGCTTGTGGGGAGCTCAGCTTGGCTGCCTTCAATGCCCACGCTACCTGGGGCTCCTTCGTGGATTGGGGGTTGCATCTGGTCTCTGGCACCGAGCCTGTGGAAAAAGACAAGGCCCGCTTTGAGCAGTTTTTGGGACCCCAGCCCACCCTGGAGAGGACAGTAACAAAGCACAGAGGGGCACCCTGCCCAAGGCAGAGTGCTCAGGTCCAAGGACACGATGAGCCACAGCTTGCCAGTCCTTCTGCCAACCCAAGGACAATCCTGGGGTAACATGAGGGGACTTGAGGGTCACCCAGGAACCTAGTCCCAGCTCAGCCTGGGACTTGCACCTTCTGTGGGCACCTCTCCTTGCAGGTCCCCTGGTGCCCGGGCCCAGCTCCCCTGGGGAGTGTCGTGCTGTACAAGCCCACGGGCCACACCGGGGAGGAGGGTGTTCTGGTCtcagccctgccctcctctcaCTGAAGACCCAGGGACCTTTCCACTCAGAGGCCCCGTCTCCGCCTCTGCAGCATCTGAGACCGTCCCTGATCCTGGCGCGGGGCTACGCTGTGAGTGAATCAGCTTGTCATCTCCCTGCCTGCGccatctctccctcttccttccttcctgggccCCCACCTCATGGGGCCCCTGGACACGGGGGCAGCACTCTCATCGGCCAGGAAGTGGTCCTTGCAGGCTCCCACCACTGCAGGggtgaggcagagaggagaggggagaggaggccacAGTGGGACCAGGGTCCCCCTCCATCCCCAGATCGTCACTGCCTGCCTTTGCCACCACAAGGTCCCTTTAGGAACTCAGTAGGCTGGAGGAGCCCTTCCCCAGCCAGGCCATGTGAAGCAGAGGTCTGGGGGGCCAAGGACGCTGCTGACAGGGGCCAGCCCCACAGAGCCCCAGGGCTCAGATTGAGAGAACCCTCAAGTAATGAAATCTCAGGATCTTGGAAAAGAGGAATGTCCTGAAAAGTCCTGCCATTTCTGGAGCACCCCCCACCACCAGCCCCCGTGTGCCTGGCTGTGCTCAGTGATTTAAGGCTTTCCTCCTTCCCGTGGATTCTGTGCAGGGGTTTAAAAATCAGCGTCTAGATTCAGACACCTCTGGGCTGGGACCCCAGCTCTGCACCttcttcctagctgtgtgactttggtcaaGTTACTCCACCTCTCTGGGCTCTATCTCTAGGTGTAAAATTAGGAGCATTACATGAGAAAATACAAATGTGGCGCTGGATGAGGGCCTGGTCTGCAGTTCCGCACTCCCCCGAGAGGAGCATTATTCTTATTTACATGGACCATGTCCTGCGATCCTTTCCTGGCAACCTCCCGAGCACATGTCACCTCCATTTCCAGGAGGGAAGACCGAGGCCCGAGGCATAGAGCCGGGTGTCTAAAGACACAGATGTTGGTGACGGAGCTCCCCGGGGGTCAGATGGTCTTCATGCCTAAGCCCCCACCATCATGCCTCCCTTCTCCAAAGTCCAGAAGCCCAGAGCTCCTGGGTGTCCTCCCTGGCTTtgttggaggaggaggagttcCCAACACCCAGGCCCTGAGGGGGCTTGGGGGTTTGGGGCAGCCCTCCACTGCTCCTGGCCTGGTGGGGCTCCAGCAATGCTGGGATTCCCAGGGAGCTCCTGCCGGTGACTCACCTCTGTCATTGGGTGGGTGCTGATGGGGAGCAAGGCCCCTTGGCTGTTTTCCTGGAAATCAAGCGAGCTAAGAGAAAGGCCCGGGCCTGAAGAGACAGGAACTGAACCTAGCCGCCTTGCATCACCACCTGCACTGCACTTACTGGAAggacgccaggacacctgcaaaAGCCACATACCCtcacctcagtttctccatctgccagACGCAAAAAGAACTCTTTGGCCTGGCTTCCTCTTTAGGGGAAAGGGAGGAACTTCCTGGGTGATGGGAGGGGCACAATCTGTTGGTATACACTTGGTCTGGTGAGCACCCTTGTGGGCGGGGATGCCCTGTAAGGGAGGTTCCAGGTCAGCTGTCCTGGCCATCCCGTGGTCCCTGGGGCGGTCACCAGACCCCAGCTGAGGTCCGGCACAGCTTCAAATGCACCTGAGCAATTGACTTCCCCTATTGGGGAAGGCTGGGTGGCATCAGGGACCACAGCCTCAAGACCTCAAACTTTGTGTCCACTTACcactctgagactcagtttcctcatcgtCAACAGGGGATACAATGGCCCTGCCTAGTGTAGTTGGTGAGTGGGGCATCCCCAGGAAATAAAGAGGCCCTAGGAGGGATCCCAGGTCAGGTGACAGCCTGGGAAGTAAAGGACGAAGCAGGCTGGGGTTAGGGCAGTGGGAAGTGCAAgtcatctctgagagggaagtgCGCCTATGCCATGGGGGAAGGGCTCAGTGACATCCTGGAATGCCCTCATCTCCCAGCCCTGGGGACCCTCCACCATGGTCAACACTGCCCTTTTGACCCAGGCACCCTGGCCAGGTCCTCCTGGGGTAGCCGGGCCCAGTGTCCCACAGCCCTTTCATCCTCGTCCAATctgcccctgggcctttgcacctgctgacCCCTGCACCAAACGGCATCTTCCTCCTGCCTGCAGTGTCCTGCTTCTTTCGGGGACCTTttttccagcaaggctctcaGGCAGCTCAGAGGCTGAGGAGAGGGAGGACcaccagtcacacacacacacacacacacacacacacacacacacactgcccaaCCTGGCTGGGCCATCAAGGTCGACTTGGCCCCACCTACTTCCCAGGTGAAGGTGAAGATTCAATTGACCCAACAAGGTCATGGAAGAgatggggaattttttttctgaaagatgaAAAACAAGCGGAGGGCAGTAAAACCTTCCATTTTTGCATCTGTGCTGGCTGGCTGGCGGTCTTCACCCGTGTCTGACTTAAACACATCAAGCTGCATCTCACACACTGATCAACCCTGGGGGAGAAGCGATACCGCGCAATGCTTGCTGCTGGTGCCCTGAGCTCCACTGCGGACTGGCACGTGACTGGAcctgtctgtgccttggtttcctcatctgtgaagagaGGTATCCATTTCCTGAAATTGCCTGATGAAATCAGTTAACgcatgcaaagcacttagaacagagGGTGGCACCTGCGGAGGTGAATGAAAGTCAACTGTCTACCCCCAAGATCGAAAGTATGGTCATAAAAGAGATTATTTGATCGGGacccccgggtggcccagtggttgggtgtctgccttcggctcagggcatgatcctgggtcccaggatcgagtcccgcatcgggttccctgcagggagcctgcttctccctctgcctgtgtctctgcatctctcgtgaataaaaaataaaaatttttaaaaaatatttgctcacCTGGGTTCAAAgcggcattattcacaatagccaaggg of the Canis lupus baileyi chromosome 9, mCanLup2.hap1, whole genome shotgun sequence genome contains:
- the EXOC3L4 gene encoding exocyst complex component 3-like protein 4, which encodes MLSPRTATSGLELQSPEEPAKLQTPARGTRKASSGDAPGSHPSEDARPGLGSLRRVFSRTSQQASGQGPEEDRGLFQRSSRFLFRSLRRSRDDGATTDQSQAAAVPGVARGPEVPSRIVDGGSRRSSTGVGSEKLESETEGKSVADLITERQLLAAFEQLRQLETRLVAEKASHTFEQDPTGFARRAMDVCLHYDGLAAEIRAIVRETLGPARVDAAALGELARVVRAEEAAHPAPPADGDFLLTPRRWRQHWEDAVRTSAQERVRAAAAEAPGPEGAAGLARLLAQLGGAVRSDLHKVRREVQPAYSAAGFPAWEAYLRAFHGAVAQRLQELAQDARGCEQLYVLLDWAANVYGSPDFLGTPDLTLSTEPLPPLLAPAVWARLESDYISFLETKITSCFDSILQLEQSRWAGAEAPDVLQGLYHTPLSIDVHMLVAEHVKAAGAISAELEATTLRICTRALGLFLPRFEKAFLESKAVSEPHLGANINACEELRTSLLARFPGTFEELEKPLVAATCTFQKRLLQGLQDDVQPLFRVLCTKAWLTHDVLQPLMNKVVTFAHHLEHVAPLRAQETLQEVHRYVVREYLAQVLRPRERFRGEERMTSSQKMGLDAQAIGDTFQGLGSEATWLDQAIPCVADILGETYKDDIQRHLETLIGSYPDIRRDHVLAILALRRLGRRRNQRLLQHAQSLLRAAGKAGGSGGSGAAGGHVLFEEIEVPASVDLLITCI